One genomic window of Camelina sativa cultivar DH55 chromosome 5, Cs, whole genome shotgun sequence includes the following:
- the LOC109124897 gene encoding F-box protein At3g62430-like encodes MDRISSLPDDLIVTQVVSFLSAKAAACLKCTSKKWWNLLTVLPSAVFAGSSSSAISTKASLKDFADELVSARHAIHRLRRFSLKLQSLDYAQYSTVNDCLRDAIKCGVLDLELDVNVQGDYSLPCEIFTCKSVVKMKLGSGFVIDILPSNALLPALKTLLLDSVRFNDTSGCAFTRLLSACPVLEELVIDGFNCERWNWSHTVCSQTLRRLTMRRAYTEEEDYEGYVFKRISFDTPSLAYLEYSDFIHDEFPVVNLDSLVEAKLHFNLMTYGNETDPTNLFKGLKNVHILRLDYVDTMLLFGDASETATVFENMSHIYMPTESPSCWVGLKRFVKKSPNLRTLTIEELHYDYSISVCECLEDYAFLLTCPIEILKITQFKGYIEEMVQLKRVLEKLQCLVLLEVHVKVSSDEEKLQILADLLMLPRASSKCKVEVKFG; translated from the exons atggatAGGATCAGTAGTTTACCAGATGATCTTATTGTTACTCAAGTAGTCTCCTTCCTCTCGGCAAAAGCGGCTGCGTGCTTGAAGTGTACCTCCAAGAAATGGTGGAATCTGCTTACCGTCTTACCGAGTGCTGTTTTTGCTGGTTCCTCCTCGTCTGCCATTAGTACTAAGGCAAGTCTCAAAGATTTCGCTGATGAATTAGTATCGGCTCGACATGCCATTCACCGTTTGAGGAGATTCTCTCTAAAGCTACAGTCTTTGGATTATGCTCAGTATAGTACTGTCAACGATTGTTTACGAGATGCGATCAAGTGTGGTGTCTTGGATCTTGAACTGGACGTCAACGTCCAAGGAGATTACTCACTGCCTTGTGAGATCTTCACTTGCAAGAGCGTTGTGAAAATGAAGCTAGGGTCTGGCTTTGTTATTGACATTCTCCCTAGTAATGCTTTGCTTCCTGCTCTCAAGACTCTCCTTCTTGATTCAGTTCGGTTCAATGATACTAGTGGTTGTGCGTTTACAAGGCTTCTTTCTGCTTGCCCTGTGCTTGAGGAGTTAGTCATAGATGGATTCAACTGTGAACGTTGGAATTGGTCTCACACTGTGTGTAGTCAGACCCTTAGGAGACTTACTATGAGGCGTGCatatacagaagaagaagattatgaagGCTATGTGTTTAAGAGAATTAGTTTTGATACTCCCAGTCTTGCCTACTTAGAATACAGTGATTTTATTCATGACGAGTTTCCAGTTGTTAATCTCGACTCCCTTGTTGAAGCGAAGCTCCATTTTAATCTGATGACTTATGGGAATGAAACCGATCCAACGAATCTGTTCAAGGGTTTGAAAAATGTTCATATTCTGCGCTTAGACTATGTTGACACGATGCTG CTGTTCGGGGATGCCAGTGAAACAGCCACAGTGTTTGAAAACAtgtctcatatatatatgccaACTGAATCACCTTCCTGCTGGGTTGGTCTAAAACGTTTTGTTAAGAAATCGCCAAATCTGAGGACTCTCACCATTGAG GAATTGCACTATGATTATTCAATATCTGTCTGCGAATGCTTGGAGGACTATGCTTTCCTTTTGACCTGCCCTATTGAGATCCTAAAGATAACTCAATTCAAGGGATATATCGAAGAAATGGTGCAACTAAAGCGTGTCTTGGAGAAATTGCAGTGTCTGGTGCTGTTGGAAGTTCATGTCAAGGTAAGTAGTGATGAAGAAAAGCTGCAGATCTTGGCGGATCTCTTAATGCTTCCGAGAGCTTCATCGAAATGCAAAGTCGAGGTCAAGTTCGGTTAA
- the LOC104789848 gene encoding uncharacterized protein LOC104789848: MTNVTKLSTLNYLMWKLQVHALVDGYGFAGHLDGSSQIPSAMITTDGVEAENPAYVNWKRQDKLIYSALLGSISLTVQPILSCTTTSSKIWSTLADTYGKPSRGHVQQVRDQLKAWTKGSRTIDEYLQGLTYYIS, from the coding sequence ATGACCAACGTTACCAAATTGTCAACCCTCAATTATCTCATGTGGAAACTTCAAGTCCACGCCCTGGTTGATGGCTATGGTTTTGCTGGTCATCTTGACGGCTCGAGTCAGATCCCTTCTGCCATGATCACCACCGATGGTGTTGAAGCTGAGAATCCCGCCTATGTCAACTGGAAACGCCAAGATAAGTTGATTTATAGTGCTCTTCTTGGCTCCATCTCTTTGACCGTTCAACCTATCCTTTCCTGCACGACCACTTCCTCCAAGATCTGGAGCACTCTTGCCGATACATATGGCAAGCCCAGCCGTGGACATGTTCAACAGGTTCGAGATCAACTCAAGGCTTGGACCAAGGGCAGTCGCACGATTGACGAGTATCTTCAGGGGCTAACATATTATATAAGTTAA
- the LOC104788568 gene encoding uncharacterized protein LOC104788568 isoform X1 encodes MNMAYSSQRSYGIIVNADSLRVYNSVFVIRAFETTLKIIRLNVKMLCDKEGCGKRNYVQRVINNLPTVFTIALQWENNETSCDIFSTVAALETEICISAICRYEGDSLYTKYRLVSMACSHGDQYNCIAYENSRWVRYFGSEKEVIGDWKSVVNIFVTHDNIRPEILFFESVR; translated from the exons ATGAATATGGCGTATTCTTCTCAACGTTCTTATGGCATCATCGTCAATGCTGATTCCCTCAGAGTTTACAAC TCCGTATTCGTGATTAGAGCATTTGAGACTACCCTTAAGATCATCAGGCTCAACGTAAAGATGCTTTGCGACAAGGAAGGATGTGGGAAACGTAACTATGTTCAACGGGTGATAAACAATCTCCCAACTGTTTTCACGATTG CACTTCAGTGGGAGAACAATGAGACTAGCTGCGATATATTTAGTACAGTTGCTGCTCTGGAAACTGAGATATGTATTAGTGCCATATGCAGATACGAAGGTGACAGCTTATACACCAAATACCGTCTGGTCTCAATG GCTTGCTCGCATGGAGATCAATACAACTGTATAGCTTATGAAAACAGTAGGTGGGTCAGATATTTTGGTTCTGAGAAAGAG GTTATAGGAGACTGGAAGAGTGTTGTCAACATTTTCGTAACGCACGATAATATTCGACCCGAGATTCTGTTTTTTGAGAGCGTAC GCTAG
- the LOC104789850 gene encoding uncharacterized protein LOC104789850, whose protein sequence is MKPPSLKDCGFDESYFGQGDHIKAMEVIEDSILEQGKEKVSDLLIFQQGTIFRAQAIRAENRDVKFTFLLASVECFSVSEGLSSFCAVSLFELGQHLGSSLYYKKSVEKAKEYLSVLANFRELDLKEQNSKKDIERILRDAESRIAGPNKKTLVASDIERILRDAESRIAGPNKKTLVASVERSEPKARESKKNLDPKLRSCWMGLSDEFKRNFLKVSTAKFISFVEAMYGKEGRDALEQVLTSARENRKWTFWMCRTCSNKFSSPEECKNHIGQEHAAEFKPSSTKYMALTISKVWARKISVGDWEPVDAVAAVDMIKNRLQDVKAFAYENGWSKDWPLVVDEERSQLLKEIQLLLVSFWERKILSCSIRDWMIQFVVKYLAQFQVSEHTIITECRLVDTPQSICFLDCNELNQILDFLKNIKGERDDGTDLVRRAADSFCDGSRVREKIDFDPQFTFLLLDKRLLKCELARFDNEGTINVFDPSIHYAKAQVHRDDILSWLADNSSGDESFRFPRPIRTHNLDIWVAVLRAVQFTCRTLGIKYEKKMKMICYDAALVDAKNLCTREDERRRNIPEDQRNIYASLLCNKCEEYIRRDAGNSLTTKLFLCAVRDVLEGALQPTVDCVDLVDCLNHIHRHKRISDAIVLKSIEHLKSVVTNKVPLLDSKILLVENSRVNLLNSLVGLSVFEYRSYILQPLKRFLQEELDEIVDMDVKALPEPLSEKKQEKEKKPGSKKKKNRSNKRNSASMSSLLDQNVEHESYVNLEPGVTSLNRTEEDSMEPEDTREKGQSEILSNQDEATKDMHGEDSLSKNLESVHGKAVSRYNSALDMILKSLCNIKVLKEDLLHNRQTFSDNQVPSALRSFFSAFVSEQIKEEELYSHLLSNLLASLEEEFHSLSSDGAEVLVAILEFCHWWKIPEGESLVTRLFTLEVYERMSCKKCRRKPNHPEQSSYGIVMPADSIRDLKSALGNIKFEDILKMIRMEDKMICDVRTGGCGETNFVHHIISRCPPIFTIGLEWEKNETEKEICETTKSLEWEIDISRLYEGLEPNTKYRLVSMTGCGEEEEYICMAYKKNRWVSLTHEASIEEVVGNWESVARLCGERKVRPEILFYEAVQWPNK, encoded by the exons ATGAAGCCTCCTTCTCTGAAAGATTGTGGATTTGATGAGAGTTACTTTGGTCAAGGAGATCATATCAAGGCCATGGAGGTAATTGAAGACTCGATTTTGGAACAAGGGAAAGAAAAGGTCTCAGATTTGCTTATTTTCCAGCAAGGTACCATCTTCAGGGCACAAGCGATAAGAGCAGAGAATCGTGACGTGAAGTTCACGTTTTTGTTGGCTTCTGTAGAATGCTTTTCCGTAAGTGAAGGGCTCTCATCGTTTTGTGCTGTTTCACTGTTTGAATTGGGACAACATCTTGGATCTTCCTTGTATTACAAGAAATCTGTTGAGAAAGCAAAAGAGTATCTATCTGTTTTGGCTAATTTTCGTGAATTGGATTTGAAAGAGCAGAATAGTAAAAAGGATATCGAAAGAATACTCAGAGATGCAGAGTCAAGGATCGCTGGACCTAACAAGAAGACTCTAGTTGCTTCT GATATCGAAAGAATACTCAGAGATGCAGAGTCAAGGATCGCTGGACCTAACAAGAAGACTCTAGTTGCTTCTGTAGAGAGAAGCGAACCAAAAGCGAGGGAGTCAAAGAAAAATCTAGACCCGAAACTGAGGTCGTGTTGGATGGGTTTGAGTGATGAGTTCAAAAGGAACTTTCTGAAAGTAAGCACTGCAAAGTTTATAAGTTTCGTCGAGGCAATGTATGGCAAAGAGGGACGAGATGCTTTGGAGCAAGTTCTCACTTCTGCCAGGGAAAACAGAAAATGGACTTTCTGGATGTGTCGAACTTGTTCGAACAAGTTCTCTAGTCCTGAGGAGTGTAAGAATCACATTGGACAAGAACATGCTGCTGAATTTAAACCTTCTTCGACAAAGTATATGGCCCTTACGATAAGTAAAGTCTGGGCTCGTAAGATATCAGTTGGAGATTGGGAACCAGTGGATGCAGTAGCTGCCGTTGATATGATTAAGAATCGACTCCAAGATGTGAAAGCCTTTGCATATGAGAATGGATGGTCCAAAGACTGGCCTTTAGTTGTAGACGAAGAGCGCAGTCAATTACTCAAGGAAATCCAATTGCTCCTTGTCTCGTTTTGGGAGCGTAAAATTCTGTCTTGTAGCATTCGAGACTGGATGATACAGTTTGTAGTTAAGTATCTTGCACAGTTCCAAGTTTCTGAGCATACCATTATTACCGAGTGTCGCCTAGTTGACACACCTCAGAGTATCTGCTTTCTGGATTGTAATGAACTCAATCAAATCCTGGACTTTCTAAAAAACATCAAAGGTGAAAGGGATGATGGCACAGATCTGGTTCGCAGAGCAGCGGACAGTTTCTGCGATGGTAGCCGAGTTAGAGAAAAGATTGACTTTGATCCTCAGTTTACATTTCTACTTCTGGATAAGAGACTGCTGAAATGCGAGCTGGCTCGATTTGATAATGAAGGGACAATCAATGTTTTTGATCCCAGTATTCACTATGCCAAAGCACAAGTTCATAGAGATGATATCTTATCTTGGTTAGCAGACAATTCTTCAGGAGACGAGAGTTTTAGATTTCCCAGACCTATCAGGACACATAATCTTGATATTTGGGTGGCTGTTCTGAGAGCTGTTCAATTCACGTGTAGGACTTTGGGAATCAAAtatgagaagaaaatgaaaatgatatgTTATGATGCAGCTCTTGTTGACGCCAAGAACTTATGTACACGcgaagatgaaagaagaaggaatattCCGGAAGATCAGAGGAACATTTATGCATCTCTTCTGTGCAATAAATGTGAAGAATATATAAGGAGAGACGCTGGAAATTCTCTCACTACAAAATTGTTCTTGTGTGCAGTACGAGATGTTCTCGAAGGAGCATTGCAGCCGACAGTTGATTGTGTCGATCTAGTAGATTGTCTGAATCATATACATCGGCATAAACGTATCAGTGATGCTATAGTTTTGAAGTCCATTGAGCATCTGAAATCTGTGGTCACCAACAAG GTTCCGCTACTggattcaaagattttgttagtTGAAAACTCGAGGGTTAATTTGCTAAACAGCCTTGTCGGACTTTCTGTTTTTGAGTACCGCTCGTATATCCTTCAACCGCTGAAACGATTCTTGCAG GAAGAGTTAGATGAAATTGTAGATATGGATGTCAAAGCACTTCCAGAACCTTTATCCgagaaaaaacaagagaaggagaagaagccagggtcaaagaagaaaaagaatagaaGTAACAAG AGAAATTCAGCGAGCATGTCTAGTCTTCTTGATCAGAATGTCGAACA CGAATCGTATGTCAACCTTGAACCGGGAGTTACTTCACTAAACAGGACAGAAGAAGATTCTATGGAACCAGAAGATACTCGTGAAAAAGGTCAATCTGAAATTTTATCCAATCAAGACGAAGCTACTAAAG ATATGCATGGAGAAGATTCACTGTCTAAAAATTTGGAGTCGGTACATGGCAAAGCTGTATCCAGATACAATTCAGCTCTTGACATGATACTGAAG TCCCTCTGTAACATTAAAGTTCTTAAAGAAGATTTGTTGCACAATCGGCAGACATTTTCTGACAACCAAGTGCCTTCTGCACTACGAAGTTTCTTTTCTGCTTTTGTCTCGGAGCAGATAAAAGAAGAGGAACTCTATAGTCACTTATTGTCCAACTTGCTTGCTTCCCTAGAAGAAGAATTTCATTCCCTG TCAAGTGATGGTGCTGAGGTACTCGTCGCAATCCTCGAGTTTTGTCATTGGTGGAAAATTCCAGAAGGAGAAAGCTTGGTAACTCGCCTTTTTACGTTGGAGGTATATGAAAGAATGAGTTGTAAAAAATGCAGAAGGAAGCCAAATCATCCAGAGCAAAGTTCTTATGGAATCGTTATGCCTGCTGATTCTATCAGAGACTTAAAG AGTGCTCTTGGGAATATAAAGTTTGAAGACATCCTTAAAATGATCCGCATGGAAGATAAAATGATATGTGATGTTAGAACAGGAGGCTGTGGAGAGACAAACTTTGTCCACCACATTATCAGTAGATGCCCACCTATCTTCACAATTG GGCTGGAATGGGAGAAGAATGaaactgaaaaagaaatatGTGAAACAACAAAGTCTTTGGAGTGGGAGATAGATATCAGCAGGCTATATGAAGGCTTAGAACCAAACACCAAGTACCGGCTTGTGTCAATG ACTGgttgtggtgaagaagaagaatacattTGCATGGCTTATAAAAAGAACCGGTGGGTCAGTCTCACACATGAAGCTTCAATAGAAGAG GTTGTTGGTAACTGGGAGAGTGTTGCCAGATTATGTGGGGAAAGGAAGGTTCGTCCAGAGATTCTGTTTTATGAAGCTGTTCAATGGCCTAACAAGTGA
- the LOC104788568 gene encoding uncharacterized protein LOC104788568 isoform X2: MNMAYSSQRSYGIIVNADSLRVYNSVFVIRAFETTLKIIRLNVKMLCDKEGCGKRNYVQRVINNLPTVFTIALQWENNETSCDIFSTVAALETEICISAICRYEGDSLYTKYRLVSMACSHGDQYNCIAYENSRWVRYFGSEKEVIGDWKSVVNIFVTHDNIRPEILFFESARQRGQVVSGQRDLGKSRKISPSQIMEMNPSEVQEVRKFEEIDQKLEPELSDSNTEESEEKLLNATSVSALDMILKSLWKISVFLSDFLRNYVQEAQHNLTDDESVLPQDILRIFLLDNLSLTTHPLEANGVSKLFLNILELLPRWNSHFKVNEVAKTNCVRCKTDRAYSGECSFGLIINANSLRVFKSALVIYTFATTLKIIRLNAKMLCEKEGCGKRNYVQHMINKLPSVFTIAFEWENNETGKEIFDTISVLATKIDIRKIYKYEGDSPYTKYRLVSMVCSHGDGYNCVAYENNGWVRHFRSEKEVIGDWDGVLNKFRELYIRPEILFFENTRQEGY, from the exons ATGAATATGGCGTATTCTTCTCAACGTTCTTATGGCATCATCGTCAATGCTGATTCCCTCAGAGTTTACAAC TCCGTATTCGTGATTAGAGCATTTGAGACTACCCTTAAGATCATCAGGCTCAACGTAAAGATGCTTTGCGACAAGGAAGGATGTGGGAAACGTAACTATGTTCAACGGGTGATAAACAATCTCCCAACTGTTTTCACGATTG CACTTCAGTGGGAGAACAATGAGACTAGCTGCGATATATTTAGTACAGTTGCTGCTCTGGAAACTGAGATATGTATTAGTGCCATATGCAGATACGAAGGTGACAGCTTATACACCAAATACCGTCTGGTCTCAATG GCTTGCTCGCATGGAGATCAATACAACTGTATAGCTTATGAAAACAGTAGGTGGGTCAGATATTTTGGTTCTGAGAAAGAG GTTATAGGAGACTGGAAGAGTGTTGTCAACATTTTCGTAACGCACGATAATATTCGACCCGAGATTCTGTTTTTTGAGAGC GCTAGGCAGAGGGGCCAGGTTGTTTCCGGGCAGAGAGATCTGGGAAAATCCAGAAAGATCAGTCCCAGCCAGATCATGGAGATGAATCCATCAGAGGTTCAAGAAGTAAGGAAATTCGAAGAAATTGACCAAAAATTAGAACC AGAACTCTCAGACTCAAACACAGAGGAATCTGAAGAGAAGTTACTGAACGCCACTTCTGTTTCAGCTCTTGATATGATACTCAAG TCTCTGTGGAAGATTAGTGTTTTCTTAAGcgattttttgaggaattatgTTCAAGAAGCACAACACAACCTGACAGATGATGAATCTGTTCTTCCACAAGACATACTTCGTATCTTCCTACTCGACAATCTCAGTCTCACTACTCATCCTCTG GAAGCAAACGGTGTTTCTAAGCTGTTTCTAAACATCTTGGAGCTTCTACCTCGCTGGAATTCGCACTTCAAAGTGAACGAAGTGGCGAAAACGAATTGCGTTAGATGCAAGACAGATAGGGCGTATTCTGGTGAATGTTCTTTTGGTCTGATCATCAATGCTAATTCACTCAGAGTATTCAAG TCTGCACTTGTGATTTATACATTTGCGACTACCCTTAAGATCATCAGGCTCAACGCAAAGATGCTTTGTGAAAAAGAAGGATGTGGGAAACGAAACTATGTTCAACATATGATAAATAAACTTCCATCTGTTTTCACAATTG CATTTGAGTGGGAGAACAATGAGACTGGAAAAGAAATATTCGATACAATTTCTGTCCTGGCGACTAAGATAGATATTCGTAAGATATACAAATACGAAGGTGACAGTCCATACACCAAATACCGTCTCGTCTCAATG GTTTGCTCGCATGGAGATGGATACAACTGTGTAGCTTATGAAAACAATGGATGGGTCAGACATTTTCGTTCTGAGAAAGAG GTTATTGGAGACTGGGATGGTGTTCTCAACAAATTCCGAGAACTGTATATTCGACCTGAGATTCTATTTTTTGAAAAC ACTAGGCAAGAGGGGTACTAG
- the LOC104789849 gene encoding uncharacterized protein LOC104789849 gives MDPSAVQEVKKPDQDLSASNTEESDEEKKLNATCVSALDMILESLSKIRFFLNAYWLDYVNHSAPPKEILRTFLLNNLSLTHPLEANHLLKLFLNILELLPRCYSHFEVDEVAKTICFRCKMNMAYSSQRSYGIIVNADSLRVYNSVFVIRAFETTLKIIRLNVKMLCDKEGCGKRNYVQRVINNLPTVFTIALQWENNETSCDIFSTVAALETEICISAICRYEGDSLYTKYRLVSMACSHGDQYNCIAYENSRWVRYFGSEKEVN, from the exons ATGGATCCATCAGCGGTTCAAGAAGTGAAGAAACCTGATCA AGATCTCTCAGCCTCAAACACAGAGGAAtctgatgaagagaagaaactcAACGCCACTTGTGTATCCGCTCTTGATATGATACTCGAG TCTCTTTCCAAGATTAGGTTTTTCTTAAACGCTTATTGGTTGGATTATGTTAACCACTCTGCTCCTCCAAAGGAGATACTTCGTACTTTCCTACTCAACAATCTCAGTCTCACTCATCCTCTG GAAGCAAACCATCTTCTTAAACTCTTTCTAAACATCTTGGAGCTTCTTCCTCGCTGTTATTCACACTTTGAAGTTGATGAAGTGGCGAAAACCATTTGCTTTAGATGCAAGATGAATATGGCGTATTCTTCTCAACGTTCTTATGGCATCATCGTCAATGCTGATTCCCTCAGAGTTTACAAC TCCGTATTCGTGATTAGAGCATTTGAGACTACCCTTAAGATCATCAGGCTCAACGTAAAGATGCTTTGCGACAAGGAAGGATGTGGGAAACGTAACTATGTTCAACGGGTGATAAACAATCTCCCAACTGTTTTCACGATTG CACTTCAGTGGGAGAACAATGAGACTAGCTGCGATATATTTAGTACAGTTGCTGCTCTGGAAACTGAGATATGTATTAGTGCCATATGCAGATACGAAGGTGACAGCTTATACACCAAATACCGTCTGGTCTCAATG GCTTGCTCGCATGGAGATCAATACAACTGTATAGCTTATGAAAACAGTAGGTGGGTCAGATATTTTGGTTCTGAGAAAGAGGTAAA TTGA